From the genome of Gilliamella sp. wkB7, one region includes:
- a CDS encoding putative virulence factor, with protein sequence MKNLNEQLPKSWEQVYQASAKAIEWVDQTRNSSKRLNNEADSLILDLRRLRNSAKKLGDVSSKSVAVGFFGLSQAGKSYLISALAAGQNGKLETIVDNEILDFIDHVNPVGSGKEATGLVTRFSRIAKGGIANYPLELKLFQEIEIVKILINAYFKDFDQQRINNKIEFSSLNQLIQNIESKKQDEYTGGITEDDIVDLYDYLAENFGNSLEGLKGGYWEKAMYLLPYLKTSERSALFSVLWGGISEITAVYIQLATTLASLNYVSTVYAPISVLVKDNNGTKSQIDSIMNVDILDRLNTDRDSSVTITPQNGVPTSISLAQLAFLTAELTFPLVNQTRVPTFEKVDLLDFPGYRGRLNLTSISDVKEGNPIAQLLLRGKVAYLFEKYTDNQEMNVLVVCTPSDKQSDVNDVGPVLERWIDKTQGESAEKRATKKAGLLWAITMFDKRISNSLTLSEDNLKNSWGKGGLLQQTILERFGNYDWLTNWFNEHKFNNVFLVRKPGFDVPFLNTDAETKLELSYNDTYQEKMQILKNTFVEDPDIKEYVNDPDQAWDAMLKLNDGGIGRISQYLEQVAITEIKQQRIVEQLNEKIDYIINMRFDTWYQADNDEELGKKKQIIADVVKELQGKALLLGELLKVLELPEQTIRALYHTSETGTDTSKNEAHDDMGNDISTDFGLNTDFELFSDDNFSSNVKPVTILPTECKLAKTIFTTWLEYLRNIVLDKHILQFFGLEQKSLSFIVEELITAANRLKIEASLTERILQNENTGSKRDDLESRQVSTIHTLLADFIAWLGFVQGQSIEIPMSRVNQGKPIFSSPLSQFSSQLSHPLPVLDDKTKNYSQFAIFDWFIAFAMLAQENVGHHAGREISQEQNSRLGEILMFFKQSRIK encoded by the coding sequence ATGAAAAATTTAAACGAACAACTACCTAAATCCTGGGAACAGGTTTATCAAGCATCTGCAAAGGCCATTGAATGGGTGGATCAAACGCGTAACTCCTCTAAACGTCTGAATAATGAAGCTGATAGTTTAATTCTCGATCTTCGTCGTCTTCGTAATAGTGCAAAAAAGTTAGGTGATGTATCAAGTAAATCTGTTGCAGTTGGCTTTTTTGGTTTATCACAGGCAGGAAAATCTTATCTAATTTCAGCATTAGCAGCAGGTCAAAATGGTAAACTTGAAACCATTGTTGATAATGAAATTCTAGATTTTATCGATCATGTTAATCCTGTCGGTAGTGGTAAAGAGGCAACGGGTCTAGTAACTCGTTTTAGCCGAATAGCTAAAGGAGGTATTGCAAATTATCCTTTAGAACTAAAACTCTTTCAAGAAATTGAAATTGTTAAAATTTTAATTAATGCTTATTTTAAAGATTTTGATCAACAAAGAATTAATAATAAAATCGAATTTTCCTCATTAAATCAGCTGATTCAAAATATTGAAAGTAAAAAACAAGATGAATATACAGGTGGTATTACTGAAGATGATATTGTTGATCTATATGATTATCTAGCTGAAAATTTTGGTAATTCGCTTGAAGGATTAAAAGGTGGTTATTGGGAAAAAGCAATGTATTTGCTACCGTATCTTAAAACTTCTGAACGTAGTGCACTTTTTTCAGTTTTATGGGGTGGTATCAGTGAAATTACGGCTGTTTATATACAATTAGCGACAACATTAGCTAGCTTAAATTATGTGAGTACAGTATATGCACCAATTTCAGTATTAGTTAAAGATAATAATGGTACTAAGTCGCAAATTGACAGTATTATGAATGTCGACATCCTTGATCGATTAAATACTGACCGAGACTCATCAGTAACTATTACTCCTCAAAATGGTGTACCAACCTCGATTTCTCTGGCTCAACTTGCTTTTTTAACCGCTGAATTAACTTTTCCATTAGTAAATCAAACGCGTGTGCCTACGTTTGAAAAAGTTGATTTGCTTGATTTCCCAGGATATCGGGGACGATTAAATTTAACTTCTATTTCAGATGTTAAAGAAGGTAATCCTATTGCTCAACTTTTATTACGGGGTAAAGTAGCTTATCTTTTCGAAAAATACACTGATAATCAAGAAATGAATGTTCTTGTTGTTTGTACCCCATCAGATAAACAATCTGATGTTAACGATGTTGGTCCCGTTCTTGAACGTTGGATAGATAAGACCCAAGGAGAGTCAGCAGAAAAAAGAGCGACTAAAAAAGCTGGGCTATTATGGGCTATTACTATGTTCGATAAACGGATTAGCAATTCATTAACTTTATCAGAAGATAATCTTAAAAATAGTTGGGGTAAAGGTGGATTACTACAACAAACCATTTTAGAACGTTTTGGTAACTATGATTGGTTAACAAATTGGTTTAATGAACATAAATTCAACAATGTTTTTTTAGTACGAAAACCAGGTTTTGATGTACCATTTTTAAATACTGATGCAGAGACAAAACTTGAATTATCTTACAACGATACTTATCAAGAAAAAATGCAAATTTTAAAAAATACATTTGTTGAAGATCCTGATATCAAAGAGTATGTTAACGATCCAGATCAGGCATGGGATGCCATGTTAAAATTGAATGATGGTGGTATCGGAAGAATTAGCCAATATTTAGAACAAGTTGCTATTACTGAAATCAAACAACAACGCATTGTTGAACAACTCAATGAAAAAATTGATTATATTATTAATATGCGTTTTGATACTTGGTATCAGGCAGATAATGATGAAGAACTTGGTAAGAAAAAACAGATTATCGCTGATGTCGTTAAAGAACTACAGGGAAAAGCCTTATTACTGGGTGAACTACTTAAAGTATTAGAACTACCTGAACAAACCATTCGTGCGCTTTATCATACTAGTGAAACAGGTACTGATACATCTAAAAACGAAGCTCATGATGATATGGGTAATGATATATCAACCGATTTTGGATTGAATACCGATTTTGAATTATTTTCCGATGATAATTTCTCATCTAATGTAAAACCAGTAACCATTTTACCAACTGAATGTAAATTGGCTAAAACAATATTTACTACATGGCTAGAGTATTTAAGAAATATTGTTTTAGATAAACATATTTTACAATTTTTTGGTTTGGAGCAAAAATCACTATCTTTTATTGTCGAAGAGCTTATTACTGCAGCAAATCGTCTAAAAATTGAAGCAAGTTTAACTGAACGAATATTGCAAAATGAAAATACAGGTAGTAAACGCGATGATTTAGAGTCTAGACAAGTGAGCACTATACATACTTTATTAGCAGACTTCATTGCATGGCTCGGTTTTGTTCAAGGACAATCTATTGAAATACCAATGAGCCGAGTTAATCAAGGTAAACCAATATTTTCTTCACCATTGAGCCAATTTTCAAGTCAATTATCACATCCACTACCAGTACTTGATGATAAGACTAAAAATTATTCTCAATTTGCTATATTTGATTGGTTTATTGCATTTGCTATGCTTGCTCAAGAAAATGTTGGGCATCATGCTGGGCGTGAAATAAGTCAAGAACAAAACTCTCGACTTGGTGAGATTTTAATGTTCTTTAAACAATCACGAATAAAATAG
- a CDS encoding ABC transporter ATP-binding protein: MLVIKQLEISRSTGKSSFRVCLPELKLRAGDVVVIQGDSGSGKSTLLEMIGMILKPDKVDGFKLFLDNNDLDIAKWINNNGINQLANIRAQYLGFMLQTGGLLPFLKIYDNILLPIKLLQKNVDNSRLEYLIDKLGISHLLNKYPKQLSIGERQRASFIRSIIHKPALLLADEPTSALDPYNANLLFDLIIEQAQQDNIAVIIVTHDWQRISTKGLFTLSAKLVSSHSSEFLPLHDRQ; encoded by the coding sequence ATGTTAGTAATAAAACAACTTGAAATTTCTCGATCAACTGGTAAATCTTCTTTTAGAGTCTGTTTACCTGAATTGAAATTAAGAGCAGGGGATGTTGTTGTGATTCAAGGAGACAGTGGATCGGGAAAAAGTACTTTGCTTGAAATGATTGGTATGATTCTCAAACCAGATAAGGTAGATGGCTTTAAACTTTTTTTAGATAATAACGATCTTGATATTGCTAAATGGATTAATAACAATGGTATAAATCAATTAGCCAATATACGTGCTCAATATTTAGGATTTATGTTGCAAACTGGTGGTTTACTGCCTTTTTTGAAGATATATGATAATATTTTATTGCCAATTAAATTATTACAAAAAAATGTTGATAATTCACGGTTAGAATATTTGATAGATAAACTAGGCATTTCTCATTTGCTAAATAAATATCCTAAACAATTATCGATTGGTGAGCGTCAACGAGCTTCTTTTATTCGTTCAATTATCCATAAACCAGCATTACTACTTGCAGATGAACCAACCTCTGCTCTCGATCCTTATAATGCAAATTTACTTTTTGATTTAATTATTGAACAGGCACAACAAGATAATATCGCAGTTATAATAGTTACTCATGATTGGCAACGTATTTCAACTAAAGGTTTATTCACTTTATCTGCTAAGTTAGTCTCCTCACATTCATCAGAATTTTTACCTTTACATGATAGGCAGTAA
- a CDS encoding vWA domain-containing protein — MKRKVISTLIIGFSFTCLPLVSSAIEPLKQEGKTTLYQRVLSTPTCELKKDIKDPTGQSVPAFSRYYVYERKTDNNQQWLSVGPDSYGKTIGWINNACAIAWNMQMTLVFTNPVDRDSLLFFKDKASLTTLVDANQPETLLKPIREALKNNKSVPEIVAQEPKEYVDFKTNFYLLPILQGEEVMNGKGFYERILEVASVSKQDDLVKNNNAQSNVQNSDNDINQVAPFKAAIVFVIDSTISMDPYISRTKEAVEQVYRHIEKENLQQQVKFGLVSFRSSLQTSDKLEFLTKIFVDPNKVQNREDFMQLSSSLKQATVSTAYFAEDSYAGIAKALNDINWNSFGARYMILITDASAIPGDDKLSSTGMDAAQLRLEAQHKGVAIYALHLKTPNGEKDHQVAATQYSDLTYNDYIHKSLYYPVNAGDVNEFGRKVDLLAKALSEQVKLAYKGEASVGNAINAKDDSSNMLKDALLLSKAMQLAYLGDTNGTKAPSVFKGWIADKDFVKPTIPTAEPRILLTKSQLSDLSDIVSKIANAANDGLISADDMFSQLRSVAAAMGQDPNKLKSESVIKIADLGLLGEYLDNIPYKSDVTGLDQDTWKSMSGLEQEKFIRNLNSKVRYYQKCNADVDRWISLAEGSDPRDNVYPIPLEMLP, encoded by the coding sequence ATGAAAAGAAAAGTAATTTCAACATTAATTATCGGATTTAGTTTTACTTGTTTACCTTTGGTTAGTTCGGCTATAGAACCATTAAAGCAAGAGGGTAAAACAACACTTTACCAGCGAGTTCTTAGTACTCCAACTTGTGAGTTAAAAAAGGATATTAAGGATCCTACTGGTCAATCAGTGCCTGCCTTTTCTCGTTATTATGTTTATGAGCGTAAAACGGATAATAATCAACAATGGCTTAGTGTTGGTCCGGATTCTTATGGAAAAACCATAGGTTGGATTAATAATGCATGTGCTATTGCTTGGAATATGCAAATGACATTAGTCTTTACTAACCCTGTTGATCGTGATTCTCTTTTATTTTTTAAAGATAAAGCCTCACTTACGACTCTTGTTGATGCAAATCAACCTGAAACTTTGTTAAAACCTATTAGGGAAGCACTTAAAAACAATAAATCAGTCCCTGAAATTGTTGCTCAAGAGCCAAAAGAATATGTTGATTTTAAAACAAATTTTTATTTATTACCTATTTTACAAGGTGAAGAGGTAATGAATGGTAAAGGATTTTATGAGCGTATTTTAGAAGTTGCTTCAGTGAGTAAGCAAGATGATTTGGTAAAAAATAATAACGCTCAATCTAATGTACAAAATTCTGATAATGACATCAATCAGGTAGCGCCATTCAAAGCTGCGATAGTATTTGTTATAGATTCGACTATTTCAATGGATCCTTATATTTCAAGAACTAAAGAAGCGGTTGAACAAGTATATCGACATATAGAAAAGGAAAATTTACAACAACAAGTAAAATTTGGTCTAGTCTCATTCCGTTCAAGTTTACAAACATCGGATAAGTTAGAGTTTTTAACAAAGATTTTTGTTGATCCTAACAAGGTACAAAATAGAGAAGATTTTATGCAGTTAAGTTCATCGCTCAAACAGGCGACTGTTTCTACTGCTTATTTTGCTGAAGATTCTTATGCTGGTATTGCAAAAGCATTAAATGATATTAATTGGAATAGCTTTGGTGCACGTTATATGATTTTGATCACTGATGCTAGTGCTATTCCTGGCGATGATAAACTTTCCAGTACTGGAATGGATGCTGCGCAGTTAAGACTTGAAGCTCAACATAAGGGTGTTGCTATCTATGCATTACATTTAAAAACACCAAATGGTGAAAAAGATCACCAAGTTGCGGCAACTCAGTATTCAGATCTAACTTATAATGATTATATCCATAAATCACTTTATTATCCTGTTAATGCCGGTGATGTGAATGAATTTGGTCGGAAAGTGGACTTGTTAGCTAAAGCTCTGTCTGAACAAGTTAAACTAGCATATAAAGGCGAAGCATCAGTAGGTAATGCAATTAACGCTAAAGATGATAGCTCCAATATGTTAAAAGATGCATTGCTATTAAGTAAGGCGATGCAACTTGCTTATCTAGGTGATACTAATGGTACGAAAGCACCTTCAGTTTTCAAAGGGTGGATTGCTGATAAGGATTTTGTTAAACCAACGATACCGACAGCTGAACCTCGCATTTTATTGACTAAATCTCAATTAAGTGATTTAAGTGATATTGTCAGTAAAATAGCTAATGCGGCTAATGATGGGTTGATCTCTGCTGATGATATGTTTTCGCAGTTACGTTCTGTTGCTGCGGCTATGGGACAAGATCCAAATAAATTAAAATCAGAGTCAGTGATTAAAATTGCCGATTTAGGCTTATTAGGTGAATATTTGGATAATATTCCATATAAAAGTGATGTCACAGGTCTTGATCAAGATACTTGGAAAAGTATGAGTGGTTTAGAGCAAGAAAAATTTATTCGAAATTTAAATAGTAAAGTTCGTTATTACCAAAAATGTAATGCCGATGTTGATCGTTGGATTTCATTAGCTGAAGGAAGTGATCCGCGAGATAATGTTTATCCTATTCCATTAGAAATGTTACCGTAA
- a CDS encoding ABC transporter permease, producing the protein MAKIISKWLLIIRLSFADLWYDKKVSFCIIASVISVITPLLLLFSLKYGVVSQLRQQLLNDPQNLEVKIVGNLNLDDAMFDWIRAQPETAFVIPLTRSLNTQADLIKDSSHFVNNAEIIPTASGDPLTNDLPTIDNENKVLLSALSAEKMQVTVGSRIKLIITRQLDGKFEKGVTELDVIGIIPENRYSRTAAFVSLNLLIAMENFYDGYQSDLFATQVGKLNPPNHTSFARARIYANSLDSVAPLSFKLREKHIETRTQSNAIENIKAIDRVFSFIFSVIAITAGFGCILSFTGSFLSNIERKRKDIAFMRLLGFQSKYIMLYLINQAVILNCLAFLVSIILFLLGNHAFNSVLGENLISQPIVSRLQFRHLVVAFMLTMFIACIVVVIGGQRAIKIQPAESLREV; encoded by the coding sequence ATGGCTAAAATCATATCCAAATGGTTGCTGATTATTCGTTTGTCATTTGCTGATTTATGGTATGACAAAAAAGTTTCATTTTGCATCATTGCATCAGTTATATCCGTTATTACACCATTATTATTATTATTTAGTTTAAAGTATGGAGTCGTTTCACAGCTTCGTCAGCAATTACTTAATGATCCACAAAATTTGGAAGTAAAAATTGTAGGAAATTTAAATCTTGATGATGCGATGTTTGATTGGATAAGAGCGCAACCAGAAACAGCTTTTGTCATTCCTTTAACTCGCTCGCTTAATACTCAGGCCGATTTAATAAAAGATTCAAGCCATTTTGTAAATAACGCTGAAATCATACCAACGGCTAGTGGAGATCCACTTACAAACGATCTACCTACAATTGATAATGAAAATAAAGTTTTACTAAGTGCTTTATCTGCGGAAAAAATGCAAGTTACTGTTGGTAGCCGGATAAAACTAATTATTACAAGACAACTTGATGGTAAATTCGAAAAAGGTGTAACTGAATTAGACGTTATTGGCATTATTCCAGAAAATCGTTATAGCCGAACAGCTGCTTTTGTTTCGTTAAATTTATTGATTGCTATGGAAAATTTTTATGATGGTTATCAAAGTGACCTTTTTGCAACTCAAGTCGGGAAACTTAATCCTCCAAACCATACTTCATTTGCGCGAGCCCGTATTTATGCTAATTCGCTAGATAGTGTGGCGCCGCTATCTTTTAAATTACGAGAAAAGCATATTGAAACGCGTACTCAATCTAATGCAATTGAAAATATAAAAGCAATTGATCGGGTATTTAGTTTTATTTTTAGTGTAATTGCTATTACTGCAGGTTTTGGTTGTATTTTATCATTTACTGGTTCATTTTTATCTAACATTGAACGTAAGCGTAAAGATATTGCTTTTATGCGTTTGCTTGGTTTTCAATCAAAATATATTATGCTTTATTTGATTAACCAAGCTGTAATATTGAATTGCTTGGCATTTTTGGTATCTATTATTCTATTTTTATTAGGAAATCATGCGTTTAATAGTGTTTTAGGTGAAAATTTAATTTCACAACCTATTGTAAGTCGTTTACAATTTCGGCATCTGGTTGTTGCATTTATGCTGACCATGTTTATTGCATGTATTGTTGTGGTTATAGGAGGTCAACGTGCCATTAAAATCCAGCCAGCTGAAAGTTTACGAGAAGTTTAA
- a CDS encoding virulence factor SrfB, producing MLPETRNYGQEVTLIMNSGIQFLDFALKIDWKDNQWRSKINGSFIDPSESGALVRLIEDSNNGKFFVPDNLSFAVTPTQEISVDQSLKLYDGIWLPVPVLRSIPPERFDKGPHNWSRVRIVSIPEGEDPDGNTHRITFAFDTKIFANMQDVVYLAPTENDVKTGSVFSLAHRSDQVSWYLELKWITSWLIDLFQELAPQPERLKIHKDDIELEISNKAYYGHYLNILNLLADSIQLPTIKIVSNDKNDVVKSIPVDMILDVGNSRTCGILIEDHIQDKDSLNHRYELEIRDLTQPEHIYNEPFESRVEFAQTFFGKEHFSLQSGRRDTFRWPSIVRVGKEASRLASRREGNEGATGLSSPKRYLWDKDKYEQGWRFNSHYVKSDHEPFATAEPFSSLINEYGEALHILSNDIEEEYDRKMPVFHPKYSRSSLMTFMLCEVLMHALMQINSVAQRNKLEHAKTPRNLRSIILTIPPAMPKPEQAIFKSCVYQAIGLVWKSLGWDNSDSNIDFNNRDQLNSIWPNIPEVYIQWDEATCGQIVYLFNETQNNYNGRSEEFIASIVRPDKVNKQKLTIATVDIGGGTTDLVINDYELDYGSSKQTNGSNTYIVPIQRFRDGFKVAGDDILLDIIQDVVLTSLTNGLKKAGLTDPNPILSTIIGSQQLSIQDAVLRQQLNLQLFTPIGLQVLKQYELYDPLHADQHVYNTTFSELLQHTSMTDHVLNFINEPIRRALNNPTFSVLDLSIEINLKRIHYLFIRGDYYNICKTFDALSEIISCYQCDVLLLTGRPSRLPGVQSYFRSRLSIPSGRILPLHGYYTGGWYPFHKQERIDDPKTTAAVGAMLCFLSKNLRLSNFYFRSSNIDLYSTVKYIGLLDNLNMIKDENIYYRDIDLDDPDYDFPDISFEIRGTTRLGFKQLEIDRWPASPIYILTIENGDVAKRLSAEGVVLEVTLGIKNQQKTVENFYIKDVKASDGRACNKTKDIKLNLNTMVNSGLISTQYWLDSGIIKR from the coding sequence ATGCTTCCAGAAACACGCAACTATGGTCAAGAAGTTACACTGATAATGAATAGTGGAATTCAATTTCTTGATTTTGCACTAAAAATAGATTGGAAAGATAATCAATGGCGCAGTAAAATTAATGGTAGTTTTATTGATCCTTCTGAAAGTGGGGCGCTAGTTAGATTAATTGAAGATAGTAATAATGGTAAATTTTTTGTACCAGATAATCTCTCTTTTGCTGTAACCCCTACACAAGAGATTAGTGTTGACCAATCATTAAAATTGTATGATGGTATTTGGTTGCCTGTTCCTGTTTTGAGATCAATACCCCCTGAACGATTTGATAAAGGACCCCATAATTGGAGTCGTGTAAGGATTGTTAGCATTCCAGAAGGAGAAGATCCTGATGGCAATACACATCGTATAACTTTTGCATTTGATACTAAAATCTTTGCAAACATGCAAGACGTTGTTTACTTAGCACCTACTGAAAATGATGTAAAAACAGGTTCAGTATTCAGTCTGGCACATCGTTCAGATCAGGTTTCTTGGTATCTAGAACTAAAATGGATAACAAGTTGGTTAATTGACTTGTTCCAAGAATTGGCTCCTCAGCCTGAACGGCTAAAAATACACAAAGATGATATTGAATTAGAAATAAGTAATAAAGCTTATTATGGTCATTATCTAAACATTCTTAATTTGCTCGCAGATTCAATACAGTTACCAACAATCAAAATAGTATCAAACGATAAAAATGATGTTGTCAAATCAATTCCTGTCGATATGATTCTTGATGTTGGAAACAGTCGAACTTGCGGGATTTTAATCGAGGATCATATTCAAGATAAAGATAGTTTAAATCATCGTTATGAGCTTGAAATTCGAGATCTTACCCAGCCAGAACATATTTACAATGAACCTTTTGAAAGTCGAGTTGAATTTGCTCAGACTTTCTTTGGTAAGGAACATTTTTCTTTACAAAGTGGAAGGAGAGATACTTTTCGCTGGCCAAGTATCGTGCGAGTAGGTAAAGAGGCTAGCCGTCTTGCAAGCCGACGTGAAGGTAATGAGGGAGCAACAGGACTTTCAAGTCCAAAACGCTATTTATGGGATAAAGATAAATATGAACAAGGTTGGCGCTTTAATTCTCATTATGTAAAAAGTGATCATGAACCGTTTGCGACAGCGGAACCCTTTTCAAGTTTAATTAATGAATATGGTGAAGCACTACACATTTTAAGTAATGATATTGAAGAAGAATATGACCGCAAAATGCCAGTGTTCCATCCAAAATACTCGCGTAGTTCATTAATGACATTCATGCTATGTGAAGTTTTAATGCATGCTTTAATGCAAATAAATAGTGTTGCTCAACGTAATAAACTTGAACATGCTAAAACTCCCCGTAATTTGCGTTCTATCATTTTAACTATTCCACCAGCAATGCCTAAACCTGAACAGGCAATTTTTAAAAGTTGTGTTTATCAAGCTATAGGACTTGTTTGGAAAAGTCTTGGTTGGGATAATTCAGATAGTAATATTGATTTTAATAACCGTGATCAATTAAATAGTATTTGGCCAAATATTCCTGAAGTTTATATTCAATGGGATGAAGCAACCTGCGGTCAAATTGTTTATCTGTTTAACGAAACACAAAATAATTATAATGGACGCAGTGAAGAATTTATTGCATCAATAGTTCGTCCTGATAAAGTTAATAAGCAAAAACTGACAATCGCAACTGTTGATATTGGCGGTGGTACAACTGACCTAGTTATTAATGACTATGAGCTTGATTATGGTAGCAGTAAGCAAACAAATGGTAGTAATACTTATATTGTTCCTATTCAACGTTTTCGTGATGGATTTAAAGTTGCTGGGGATGATATTTTACTTGATATCATTCAAGATGTTGTATTGACCTCATTAACCAATGGTTTAAAGAAAGCAGGTTTAACTGATCCAAATCCAATTTTATCAACGATTATTGGTTCACAGCAACTTTCTATTCAAGATGCTGTATTACGCCAACAGCTCAACTTACAGTTATTTACGCCAATTGGATTACAAGTTTTAAAGCAATATGAGCTTTACGATCCACTTCATGCAGATCAACATGTGTATAACACAACTTTCAGTGAGTTATTACAGCATACATCTATGACTGATCATGTTTTGAATTTTATTAATGAACCGATTAGGCGAGCTTTAAATAATCCAACATTTTCAGTGCTTGATCTCAGTATAGAGATTAATTTGAAACGTATTCATTACTTATTCATTCGTGGTGATTATTATAATATCTGTAAGACATTTGATGCATTATCTGAAATTATCAGTTGTTATCAATGTGACGTATTGTTGCTAACGGGTCGTCCATCACGCCTACCTGGCGTTCAAAGTTATTTTCGTTCACGCTTATCAATACCTTCAGGAAGAATTTTACCATTACATGGCTATTATACGGGAGGGTGGTATCCGTTTCATAAACAAGAACGAATTGATGATCCAAAAACCACAGCCGCTGTTGGGGCAATGCTCTGTTTTTTAAGTAAGAATTTAAGACTATCTAATTTTTATTTTAGATCATCAAATATCGATTTATATTCGACGGTTAAATACATTGGTCTGCTTGATAATTTAAATATGATAAAAGATGAAAATATTTATTATCGAGATATTGATTTAGATGATCCTGATTATGATTTTCCTGATATCTCATTTGAGATCCGAGGGACAACCAGACTCGGATTTAAACAATTAGAAATTGATCGTTGGCCTGCATCACCAATTTATATCTTAACAATTGAAAATGGCGATGTTGCCAAAAGGCTCAGTGCGGAAGGTGTAGTTTTAGAAGTAACATTAGGAATAAAAAACCAACAAAAAACGGTTGAGAATTTCTATATTAAAGATGTTAAAGCCTCAGATGGGCGTGCCTGCAACAAAACTAAGGATATAAAGCTAAATTTAAATACAATGGTAAATTCAGGTTTAATTAGCACACAATATTGGCTTGATAGTGGAATAATAAAACGATGA